AGCATGAAATATCATTTTTAGGGGTGGGAAAAGGTGAAAAACAAATAGCTCTTCGAGATCTAGTTGTTTTCCTTCAGGAAGACACACTCTTCCTGAAGGACCTTAGGTCAAATCAGATAATCATCCCTAAGCTAAATTGCACACACAATGTTGGAGAAACAGACCTTCCTGTTTATAAATTTCTTTATGATTTACAGTTTCAGGGGCTTGATGGGAGCCTAAAATTTGATTGGGATGGGAAAATCAATAACAACATCTTCTTTCCCAGAGTGTCATATAAGGGAGTAATTATAAGCCTAGCCACGTGGGAATTTCGAAAAACAGCTTTAGCGGATGTACATAAACTGAAATCTATAAACGACTTCGAAAAATGGCATCAAAAATTAAATATCCCTCCACTTTTTGTAATATCAGAAGGTGATAACGATCTTCTAATTGACACTAAAAGTGAATTCCTTATTCAACTATTTATTGACACCGTCAAAAACAAAAAACAACTAACACTAAAAGAATTTCTTTTGAACGAGAGTCAACCTGTTAAGAACTCGTATGGAGAATCCATGGCCAATCAATTTATTGCCACACTACTCAAATCTGGAGAAGCATATAAGCTTCCAGGAAAAGAAGCATTAAAAAGTGTAGACACTAATCAGGTTCTTATTAAAACAGAAAATGCACCATACTCAAACTGGCTTTACATTAAAGTATATTGCCCTTTGGCGTCCGTTGATAGTATTCTTTCAAATGAAATAGCCAACGCTTTAAAAGAAGCATTTGACAAGAATTTAATAGATAAATGGTTTTTTATTAGATACCGAGACCCTGACTTCCATTTAAGAGTACGCTTTCATTTAAATGACATAGAGCAATACCAAGAACTTATAAAACTCCTAAACCATTATATATCAAACCAAACTGATATTTGGAAGGTGGAACTAGGCTCTTACGAACCAGAATATAAGAGATTTGCTGCCATAGGAATAGAGGCCGCTGAAAGTATATTTCACTTTGAAAGTTCTTCTTACCTTAATTTCTTAGCCTGTACTGAAGCCGATAGTAGGGAGGATATTAGATGGCTATATGCTTTAAAGTATATTGACGACTTGATGAGCTTTTTTGAATATTCTCTATCTGAAAAACTCAATTTTATCTCATTTGTACGAAATGGCTTCGCTGAAGAGTTCGGATTAAACCAAGAAAAAAAGAAGTTGATTGATAAGTTATATCGAGAAAACAAACAAAAGATCAATGAGACGCTGTCTCAAAAATCATATATAAAACCAGAAGTAACTCTAGATTTGCACTGCAAAAAGGAAGATTCTTTTAATAAATCGACACTAGCCGGCCTAACGCATATGTGCATAAACAGAATCATGAATACTCAGCCAAGGCTTCATGAATTTGTCATTTATGACTTTCTACTGCGAAGCTATAAATCAATATTAGCTCAGCAAAAAAACTAACAGAGAACCTTACTGAAGCATTTTGCTTTCCAAAAGGTCAAAGAAAGTGTCTCTATAAGTTATTCCTAAAGGAATCTTATCAATATCTGTTTGAAGTACTATCTCTCCTCCATCTACATATTTAAGATGGTTTAAAGAAACAATGAAAGACTTATGCGTTCTTATGAAATGCTCTTTCGGAAGCTTCTCAGCTAACTCTTTCATGGTAAGCAAGGTAATTATCTGCTCTTTCTGAAGAGTATAGATAGCTACGTAATTTTTAAGAGATTCTATATAAAGAATATTCTCAAATTTCACTTTCACATACTTTCCTTTATGCTCTGTTTTGACCATGATATAGTCACTAAGAGACTCCAACTTATTAGCCGTGCTGGCTGCTAAGAACCTGTTTTGAACTCTCTGAACAGCTCTTAAAAAGTCATCAAAAGGAATTGGCTTTGTTAAATAATCTACCACATCATATTTATAACCGTCAATAGCATACTCTGAATAAGCTGTGGTTAAAACAATTTTGGTATCATTCTTTAACATATCCATAAAACTGAACCCTGTGAGGTGCGGCATATTGATATCTAAAAAAACCACATCAATTTGATTTTCATTGACAAACGTCAAAGCTTCTACCGGATTCGAAAAAGAGGCCACATTCTCAACAAAGGACAACCTCTTTACGTAATTCTCAAGCACTTTGATTGCTGCAGATTCGTCATCCACAATTACACTTAATATCATTCTTTTTTCTTTTATGTAGACTCCAGTTAAACTATTACGTACACAAGTCTAATAAGATATAACGAAATTTCCTATGAGAAATTCACTTCTTCCAGACTATTGTTAATAAAACTTCGTAGGTCTCATCTTCCTCATTTACTAGTAGATTATAATCACTTCCATAAGTCAATTCTAACCTTCTTTCAATGTTCTTAATGCCTACTGATGTCGTCTCTTTATCCTTAAAATCTAGTCGCTTTGTATTAAAACATACAAATTTCAGACCATTTTTATCTACATCTAAATTTATCTTGATTGGTGTCTCCGGATCATCAATGACTCCGTACTTAAATGCATTCTCCACTAGACTAAGCAAAACCAGCGGTGGAATAACAAATAGCATAAACAATCCCGACTTCTCAAAGTCAACATAAGCCCTCCCTCCGAACCTTAATTTTTGAAGTACCAGATACTCTGTTACCGCCTCTACCTCTCTTCGTAAGCTGCTATTTTCAGTCTTGGTGCTTTCCACTGAATACCTAAGAAGCTTGGTTAATGATAGTATAGCATTTCCCGCCTCTGTACTCTTTTCGGCTACATCTCCATAAACAAAGTTTAAAGTATTAAACAAGAAGTGTGGATTTATCTGAGCCCTAAGAAATGCAATCTCGGCACTATGTAATTGTTTCTCAACCTCCCTCCTTAACCTTTGATCATCAATTCGCTGCAGGTATATCCAATAGGCAAAGCCATATAGTGCCGAAGTTGAAAACCGCCAGGTTTCAAACAAATAAAGAGTCCACGCTTTCTCTTCTAGCCTTTTAACAGACGCCTCATACTCTATGACATAAATATCCCAAATGAAATTTAACCCAGAGAAGAGAAGAACAGCTAAAATCCCAAATACTACGCCCTTCAACTTTTGGTTTGGAAAATACTTCTTATATATCTCTACTATAAAATAAAAACAAAATGTGTAAACAATGACAGTACAGAAATAGGTCACTATCATTCCTTGGGTCACGTCTTCCGTAAATCCAATAACAAAAACAAAATCAACCAAATAGTAAATACTCCAAGCCAGTATATGAAGTCGAATTTCTGCCTTATTTTTTCTTAATTGTTCTATTATAGCGTTCATGGTTATACCTTTTTTACAGGTTTTATATTTAAAACTTCTTTTTGTATAGCTAATACGGTTGTGTGCACTATTTCTTTTCAAACAAGCCAATACACGCCGACATTTGTATAGTAAATTTTAATCAATCAAATAATCAATTTTAATCATGAGAAAAATCAATCTCCAAATCAGAAAAACAACAGTTGCTAAATTTAACAATTCTGCAAAGAACTCAACAAAGTCTTGGTCTACAATTCCAATACCTTGTTCCACTATACCGATTCCTTAATTTTAGGAAAGCGAATAGTGTTTCAAACAAAACATTAATATGCAAACATTACCCAAAGTTCTATTGATTCACAGAAGTACCTTGATTTGCGAAGTCCTCCGTGAATCATTAGAGCAGCGGGAATACGATGTAGTTTCTTATGCAACTTCCGGAGAAGACGCATTAAAAAATACTTCAAAGTACAAACCGGATGTAATAATAGTAAGCAATTACTTATCAGACTATTCAGGCCTAGAAATAGTTAACCAATTAAATAAAGAATCTTTTAAAGGTTCTTTTATTTTTTTATCTCAAAGTGCTACAGACGCTAGGCTAGTTCATCAAAAACTAAATGTGGCTGGTCACATTCATACCTTCGATGGTATGAGTGAATTATTTTTTGCCCTTCAAGAAATAAGGTCTGGTCGCCAATACACTTCACAAAGTGTCAAAAAAGAAATTAGCAAGAGCTATAAAGAAGAAACCGATTCCATTCAAATGGATACTGCTATTTTGAAATCACTCACTCCACGAGAGCTTCAAATTATGCAAGCACTAGCAGACTCCAATACTACTCCACAAATAGCCAAGCAATTTTTAATTAGTCCTGCTACCGTAAATAACCACAGAGCTAACATTATGCATAAGCTAAAACTAAGAGGGAGAAACCAACTCATAGGCGTTGCGATTTCCTTAAAACCCTTTTATGACAGCGATGCCGCTTAATTATTCTTAATCAGAATAATGATTTTGGTATGCTTTTTTGACTCCTGTATTCATCTCAGGACCCCTTGGACATTTATAATAACGCTCACTCGATTAATTATAAAGTCCATACAATCTCATTTATAAACACGCTATTTCAAAAAACGAAATGGCGTGTTTTATTATAAGGCTTATAATCAAAAGGAAGCGAAACTATCGGTATCTAAGCCAAACAAAGTGTTCTTAAAGAAAATAGTTTAATTTTCCGTTTCATATCGCGATTTAAGAACCTACTTTTGCCCCCGATTTTCATGGTAAACAAAATTTAACAAAATGTCTGCAGCACATCAAGTATCTGACCGTATCCAAAATCTGGAATCATCAGCTACCATTGCCATGTCTCAAAAATCTCGTGAACTACGCGATGAGGGACATGACGTTATCAACCTTTCAATCGGAGAGCCCGATTTTAAAACGCCTGAGCATATTTGCGAAGAAGCTAAAAAAGCTATTGACGCAGGTTTTCACTCTTATACACCGGTACCGGGTATTCCTGAGTTACGAAAGGCGATTGCAGATAAATTTAAACGTGACAATAATATTGACTGGGCCCCTGCTAATATTGTAGTTTCTACAGGTGCTAAGCACTCTTTAGCTAATGCCCTTCAGGTAATGGTTAACCCAGGAGACGAGGTTGTAATATTTGCTCCATACTGGGTAAGTTACTCTGAAATGGTAAAGTTAGCAGAAGGAACTCCAGTAATAGTTAAAGGTTCTTTCGAGAATGGCTTTAAAGTTACTCCAGAGCAACTAGAAGCAGCTATCACTGACAAGACGAAGGTTATCATGTTTTCTTCTCCTTCTAATCCTACAGGGGCAGTATTTAGCAAAGCTGAACTTACAGCAATAGCTAAAGTGGTAGAAAAACACGAAAATGTTTTTGTACTGGCTGATGAAATTTACGAATACATCAACTTCATGGAAGAAGGTCACTTTAGTATTGGTTCTATTCCAGCTATAAAAGACAGAGTCATAACAGTAAATGGAATGGCGAAGGGTTTTGCCATGACAGGTTGGAGAATTGGATACATTGGAGCAGCCGAATGGATTGTAAAAGGTATCACCAAACTTCAAGGTCAGGTAACTTCAGGAACTAACCATATAGCTCAAAGAGCTTCTGTGGTAGCATGGGACGACATGACTTCTTCAGAAACGATGAAGAGAGCGTACCTAGTTCGCAGAAAATTAGTAGTAGATGGTTTGAAATCTATTCCAGGTTTTAAAGTCAACACACCTGATGGGGCTTTTTACGCATTCCCAGACATCAGCGATTTCTTCGGAAAGGCTAACGGTGAAACTAAAATCAATAACAGTGACGACTTCAGCATGTACTTACTACTTAATGCTCACGTAGCTACGGTAGCCGGCGAAAGCTTTGGTGCTCCTGATTGTATTAGAATTTCGACTGCTGCTTCTGATGAAGCATTGACAGAAGCTATTGCAAGAATAAAGAAAGCCTGCTCTGAGTTGAAATAAATTCAAACAAGACTTTATAATTTGATAAGCTCCTAAGTTCACACTTGGGAGCTTATTTTTTATAGGTCATATTGATAACTTGATTGACATGCCTCCCATGGTCAATTGAACTATTCAAATCTTAAAATGTTTAAGAAGTATGAAAAAGAAAATCAACATTGACATAGTTTCGGACATAGCTTGTCCGTGGTGTTTCGTCGGAAAAAGACGACTAGAAGAAGCCATCAAGTCGTTAGACAAATACGATCTAAATATAAATTGGCATCCATTCCAATTGGACCCAAACATTCCACAAGAAGGAGCAGACAAAGAAGAATACATGGCTAATAAATTTGGTAGCGTAGAGCGTTATGAAATGTTGGCAGAGAATTTAATAAGTGCTGGAGATGGTGTTGGTATTAGCTTTGATTTCAAGTCGGCCAAGACTATCCCAAATACCATGAAAATGCACCAGTTACTTCACGTAGCGAGCAAAGAAGGTTTTGCAGACAGCTTAAAGGAAAGGCTTTTCAAGGCAAACTTTGAAGAGGTTTTAGATTTGACCCAAGACGCAACTTTGGTCAACATCATGAAGGAATTTGACTGGACAGAAGAATACACCCTATCTGTTATCAATGACCAAGAAATAGCTTACTGGGTAACGCAAGAAATAAGGAATTATCAACAAATGGGTGTTACAGGTGTCCCCTTCTTCATATTTAATAACAAATACGCCTTTAGTGGTGCTCAACCTCCACAAGTTTTTATTGACACCATAAAAGACGTCAGTCAAAAAATGGAAGTGGCCAAAGCAGAATCCTGCGACATTGACGACCCAAATTGTTAAATTGAGCCACAGTTTCAGCAATCTATGAAAAACACCCTTGTCTCGCTTTTTTTAATAGCCTTTTTAGGGGCTTGTCAGGTTCAAAAAATATCTAATAAGGTAATACACCCAAGTGATGACAAGCATCATTTGGGTTATCTTTTTATAGACACCATAACAGGTGACACCCTTTTTCAGCAAAACGCAAGTCGATATTTTAACCCTGCCAGTACCACTAAACTATTTACTTGGTACAGCAGCCTAAGTTTATTAGGAGAAAAGATTCCGGCTTTAAAGTATTATGAAACGGCAGACTCCCTCATTTTTTGGGGCACCGGTGACCCTACTTTTTTGCGAGCTGACTTTCCTGAAAATAATACGCTGGTCTTCCTAAAAAGCAAAGCCAATAAAAAGCTCATTTTCTCTGACGCTAACTTTCAAGGTAAACACTACGGACAGGGTTGGATGTGGGATGATTATCTAGAGGCTTATCAAACCGAAGTTTCCCCCCTTCCTATTTATGGAAACCTTGTCACTTTTAATAATCAAAATATTGAACCTAGCTATTTCGAAGTCCTTACTCAAAAATCATCTGATTTAAAATCAAAAGTACTTAGAGAGGAAGGCCAAAATCATTTCAGTATTGCCGAAAAAGCAAAGCTTAAAAATGTAAAAATTCCATTCAAAACGGATGGAGAGACTTTGGCGTCCTTACTTTCTGATACATTAAACGTTCCAGTGATATACGACCAAAATCAAGTATATGACTATGCATACGCCACACTCTTTTCTGAGCCAAGAGACAGCCTTATTGTACCAATGCTAGAGCATAGTGACAATATGCTAGCGGAGCAACTCATGCTTATGGCGAGTGGTCAAATTTCAGATTCTCTTTCTGTGACAAAAGCTATCAATTATATGCTCGAAAATAAGCTTTCTGACTTGCCACAAAAACCAAGATGGGTAGATGGATCGGGGCTGTCAAGATATAATATGTTCACACCAAATGACCTAGTATACCTCCTACAAAAAATTAAAGGTGAAATAGGCATTGACAAAGCTTTTTACATTCTCCCTAAAATAGGAGAAAACCATGAAACATACATTTGGGCAAAATCGGGTTCTATGAGCGGGGTTTATAACCTGGCAGGTTTTATAAAGACTAAAAAAGGCAAAACACTAACTTTTGCTCTTATGAATAATAATTTCACCAAACCGGTGAGTACTGTTCGGAAAGAGATGGCGGCCTTTTTGGAAGGTATTAGGGAGGCTTATTAAATGTTTTGTTCCGTTTTTTTTAAAAAAATTGGATAGAAAATCCCCGATTCTTAACCGATGTCATGTCCCTAAGGGACACCTTTTATTCAACAAAACAATCTTTTCCTACCGATGTCATGTCCCTACGGGACTTGATTTGGATAGAGCTAACTCCGATAATTCTGTTGTCCCAGCGGGACAATACGTTTACAGAAAGAAGATGACCTGTAAGCTAAAAAACAATTCTTGAGATTAGGGTACCCTTACTTGAGAACAAAATTGATGCTTAATTTGATTTCAGAACAGGGAAGCTTGCTGTATTATTAAATTCTCTCAAGCAAAGCATAATTTGATAGGTTAAATCGTAATCACTGGCATTTAGTATAATCTCGTCGCCAAGCTTACAATACTCCATAAACTCAGAGAGGTCTGGGTCTTTTAAATTAGTGATGGCAGCTACTTTTCCCTTATTATATCGTAACTCTATATAAAACCTTCTAAGGTCTTGGTATTCCAACTCCGCTGCTTTTCGTTTCGATTTGCCATCCTTACTCCATAAGTCATAAAGTGCGTCAATAGATATCCCAGCTCCACCGCCCAAACCACCAGATGCAGTAGTTCTAACCAAATTACCTACTATGTCACGCTTCATAGTTTTCGCATTTCTAGGATTTTCTAGGAAAGCCTTTATTTCTCTCTCAATGGTTTCAGAACGTTTATCTCTCACCACCACTTCCTCCAAGGCTATCGCTTGTTGGTCCAAACCAATAGTAGGATGCCCTACCTCTTTGTCCCAATAAATGGTAGTTTCTCCAAAACCAATACCCCTAATGATAAGCGAATCTCCTTCTGCTGCTCTAATAAAAAAGTCACCAGACTTATTAGTCACCACCACGTATTCCGTTCTTTGATTAGTTACTGTGAGCGAAGAGAGAGGGCTTTTGCTTTGACTATTTAGTACTTTGCCATAAACCGACCACAGCTTCTGCCCATTGCTTTGAAAAGCAACAAGTGAAGTTAATAAAACGAATAAAATTCTAAGTTTGATAGTCAATATTTTCAGGACGGCACAGCCACAAATTCACCATTCAAAACCAAATGGCATAGTTCACCGTTTTTCGTCAATGCGAAATTAGCCTTTTTCTCAAACTCTAAACGCCCTAAATCCTCTTTCTTGACTTTAAAAGATGTTAATATTTCTAAAAAATCAGATAATGGGCTCAGTGTATAGCCCGTAGCATCAAAGGTTTCGATACCCCAAAAGGTAGATAAATCGCCAATATCTTCTACTATACTATTGAATTCAAAGTCCGTAGCTTTCTCTATATTAACCTCGTCTTTATTAATTCCAATGTCAACAGTCTCGCCTTCCATATTGACATTTCTAATCAGCAAGTCAAAGAGATATTTCTGATTTGTAGGAATGGCACTATAGTCTGCCAAATTTTTAGTCTTATATGCACCAACATTGATACTTTCTAGAGCCTTTAAAATTATCAAAAAGTTAAGCTTGCGTAAGTACATTTTCTCATGGTCCGTTCCATACCCTCCAGATTCTATCAAAATAAGGCTGCTGCCCCATTTTTGAATATTATCACCAAAAGCTCTTGGCTCAAATTCATCAGAAAAACGACCTACTTTATCGGGTATTATTTGCTGCAAAACAGCATTCATTTCACAAATAACCTGCATGGCTTTGGTTCTATTCTCATTCCATTCTGTGGCTTCATTATATGCCGTAGCCAGAAAGGAAATAGCCGCCTGATTTTTTGTTGCTCCGGCAGAATATCGCACATTTTGATCATGAAGGTTGAAAGAGAACGCTGGCTTAATATCTTCCTGAAGTTTTTTCAGAAGCTTACTTTCTGGGCAAACCAAAGCAAGAGCATCCCTGTTCATATCAATCTGTTGGGCGGTTCTTCTTATAAACCGTTCAGCCCCATCAGGATTAAGCATTGGCACAAGGTGCAAGGTCAAACCATTTAAAATATCCTCCACAAAACCATTTGAAGTTTCTTGGAAGTAGTTTAAAATATCAACAATTGCCATGGTAGCTGTGGCTTCATTCCCATGCATTTGAGACCATAAAAGCACTTCCGTTTTACCCGATCCAAGCTTCACTTTGTAAATATCTCTTCCTTCAAAAGATTGACCTACCACTTCCTTTTCAAAAGAAAACTTTTCTAGCAGTTTTACTAAGTCTGCATGTTTAAATCTCCTTTTTGTAAAAAAGGGTTCTTTAATTTTTTCGTAATCAGATAAAAGGTCTAAATCTGTCAATGTTAGTTCAATATTAAATTAACCACTCCACTATTAACTAAGCCATATTCGGCTACCTTGCCAAAACCTTGATGACGTACCACATAGCCTTTATTTTCTAAAATAGGCAAGGCGTCTTTCAGCGTCATTCCTGACACATTAGGTACACCGCCCGTTGCTTTAATGGGTTTCCAGTAAACAGAATCATTATTCGCAATTCCAAACTTCACCATGCCATCTACTAGAATAGGCTCCATGTCAATAGAAAGCTCATCTGCAATCTCTTGGAAATCATCAGCCATACCGCTTTTTTGCTGTTTTGCTATTAAATTCTTCTGTTTTGCTTTTTTAGAAGCAGGATGAATAGCAACATCATAGGCAAAAATCTTATCTGCGATGTCTCTAAAAACTGGAGCACATACTTGGGATGCATACACTTGGTCTCCTCTAGGTTCATCTATCACCACTGCTGCGGTGTATTTAGGATTGTCTGCCGGAAAGAATCCTATAAAAGAAGTAAAATACCTGCCTTTATTATATCCATTGGCGTCAAGTTTTTGTGCCGTTCCCGTTTTACCAGCCACCTTACAAAAACCACTACTAATACCTTTGGCGGTTCCGTCTGTCACCACGCCTTTCATCATCTGTTTAGCCATTTCAATAACGTCATCGGGAGCAATCCTTTTTGATATTTTGACATTATCATACTCCTCTATCGTGTTATTACCCTCCTTTATTTCTCTTACCAAAAAAGGCTCTACCCAATACCCGTCATTTGCTACAGCATTATAAAACGCCAACATTTGTATGGGTGAAATTTGACTTTCATAACCAATACTCATCCAAGGCAATGTAAATTTACTATACGTTTTATCTGCCCCATTTTTAAAGTAAGGTTTTTTCTCTCCTTTGAGCTGAAAGCCAATTGGCTTATCAAGTCTGTATTTTGAAATGTAAGTCAAATAGTCATCAATGCCATTTGCTCCAAAAACACGCTCTATTAATTTATAAACACCAATATTACACGATTTTTCAAAGACTTCACTTACCGTAATATTCCCATGCTCATGGTCACAGGTAAACTTTTTGCCACGGTGCATGATAGTTCCTGTACAGTTGGCCGCCCAGTCTTTGCCGCTTAGGTTTCCTTTTTCCAAAACAGCCATCATAGAGGCCAACTTGAAAGTAGAACCTGGGTCTGTAGAAGCCAAAACCGCATAATTCATATCTTCAATATAGGAAGTCTCATTATTTCTGGTTCTCCTACTAAGATTTGCCAAAGCTTTAATTTCGCCAGTAGCTATTTCCATTACTATGGCCGTTCCAAAATTAGCATTTGTTTGCGTTACCTTTTCTCTCAATGCGTGCTCCACAATGTCCTGAAAATTGACATCCAAAGTGGTTACCACATCTTGACCAGGAATAGCCTCTTCGTTAATTTCAGAATCAAGGGGTTGGTTTACGCCTCCGGCTAATCTCTTAAACAAAGATTTACCATTTTTCCCTGCCAAGTAATTATTATAACTAAACTCAATCCCAAAAAGCCCTCTGGTTTTAGTATCTCTATCCAAACTCCCGATGGTTCTTTTTGCCATGTCATTAAATGGCAAAGAACGTGTTGAAATTTTCTCAAAGACTCCTCCACCTTTGTATGGGCCTTCTTTAAAGAGTGGAAACTCCGAAATATCCATCTTTTCTTGATGTGAGATTCTCCTTCCGGTCAAACGCAGATAGCGACTTTTTTTTGATTTCCGTTTGCTGACAATTTGCGATTTATACTCGTTCCAAGTTTTGTCACCAAAGTGTGCCGAGAGTTTCTTTGAAAGTTCATCTACACTTTGGTTAAAAAGTGCTTCAGAAGATTGCTTGACATCAAGACCAACATAGTAATAAGGAACGGAAGTAGCCAACAAACTTTTCCCATCAGAACCATAAATGTTACCTCGCATGGCAGGAATATCCTTCTCATAAATGAGATTCTTCTCTACTATTGAATTCTTGTATTTATCGTTGTTTTGAACACTTAAAATACCCCAAACAATAATTACCGCTATCAGTCCCATGAATCCGAATGTCCATAGAGACCTACTCTGGATTTGACCTTTTATACTGCTCATAATCTAAAGAGGTTTATTGTACAACAACAATTTTAACAGGCGGCTCGATGTTTCTCAATAGACCTCTTTGTTCCAAAGCTGAAGAAACTTGGGAGTGTTTACTCTTAAACATATAAGATGATTTGTGAGAAATATACTCTGCCCTTTTCTCTTTAATTTCTTGCTCGGCTTTGTCCAAACCTCTGATTAGATTTTCAAAATTATGCTGAAAAAAGATGTAGGTAAGAACTAGCATAAATGCAAAACCTACCTTCTTAAGCATAGAAGTGGGGAGTTCTTCGGAAATATTTAGGGTGTCAGAAATCCATTCTCCAAGATTGAACTTATTGGCCAATCTGGACATTAATGGCTCTTTCCGCTGACCTTTTGGTACGTTGAAAGACATGATTATTAGGAATTTTTATATTAAAGCACTTAATCAAAGTTAAGTATTACTATTCCAAAAAACCAAAATCATTTCTGAGTTAAACTTGGCTGTTTATAAACCCTAAAACAAATCGGGTGTTTCGCTTCCTATTTTTCGGGTTTCTCTGCTATACGTAATTTCGCACTTCGAGATCTAGGGTTCTTTTGTAACTCTACATCACTTGCAGTAATTGGCTTCCTTGTAACACCTTTTAACGGCTTGAGTACATTACCAAAAAAGTCTTTCTCAAGATGACCATCGAGGAAACCACTTTTGATATAATTTTTCACCATTCTATCTTCCAGTGAATGGTAAGACATCACCACTAAACGGCCTTCAGTATTCAGCAAATCAGGAACTTGGAATAAAAACTCTTCAAGGGCTTTCATTTCTTCATTGACTTCAATTCTTAAAGCCTGAAAAACCTGAGCATAATATTTAAACTCCTTAAACTTGGGTGCTACGGTGTCTAAAACCTTCTTTAGCTCTTCTATTGTTTTAATTGGCTCTCCAGACCTCGCCATATCTATAGCTTGAGCTGCGGTCTTAGCATTTTTTATTTCGCCATACATGCCCAGTATTTTGTGCAATTCCGCTACCTCATAGTTATTGATAACATCTTTTGCGGTAGGCCCTGCTTTCCTATTCATACGCATGTCTAGATCTGCGTCAAAACGTGTAGAGAACCCCCGCTCTGGTGTGTCAATTTGATAAGAAGAAACGCCCAAATCAGCTAAAATGCCGTCTACCTTCTTTACACCATGTACTCTTAAAAACTTTTTAATATGACGGAAGTTTGCCTGAATAAAAGTGAACTTACTTTTGTCAAAATTCTCTGCATTTTTTTTGGCGTCTTCGTCTTGGTCAAAGCTGTATAGCTTGCCATTTTCTAGTTTATCCATAATGGCCTTAGAATGACCTCCACCACCAAACGTGATGTCTACATAAATGCCGTCAGGATTAATATTTAAGCCTTCTATGCACTCTGAAAGCATTACGGGAACGTGATAATCAGTATTTGACATTGAACTTAAAAGCGAGTTTTTTGATTTACAAAAGTAGTTAATTGTCCGCTGAGAAGCGATTTTACCTTCAGTCTTTAGAAATTACATTCAACATTGATGAGAAAACTCCTTTTAATGCTTTCTGCCTTTTTATTATGGCAATGCCAAAGTGAAAACAAAAAGAATATTGACGGTGTCTGGCGAGCA
This sequence is a window from Arcticibacterium luteifluviistationis. Protein-coding genes within it:
- a CDS encoding carboxypeptidase-like regulatory domain-containing protein; translation: MTIKLRILFVLLTSLVAFQSNGQKLWSVYGKVLNSQSKSPLSSLTVTNQRTEYVVVTNKSGDFFIRAAEGDSLIIRGIGFGETTIYWDKEVGHPTIGLDQQAIALEEVVVRDKRSETIEREIKAFLENPRNAKTMKRDIVGNLVRTTASGGLGGGAGISIDALYDLWSKDGKSKRKAAELEYQDLRRFYIELRYNKGKVAAITNLKDPDLSEFMEYCKLGDEIILNASDYDLTYQIMLCLREFNNTASFPVLKSN
- a CDS encoding M14 family zinc carboxypeptidase, with translation MTDLDLLSDYEKIKEPFFTKRRFKHADLVKLLEKFSFEKEVVGQSFEGRDIYKVKLGSGKTEVLLWSQMHGNEATATMAIVDILNYFQETSNGFVEDILNGLTLHLVPMLNPDGAERFIRRTAQQIDMNRDALALVCPESKLLKKLQEDIKPAFSFNLHDQNVRYSAGATKNQAAISFLATAYNEATEWNENRTKAMQVICEMNAVLQQIIPDKVGRFSDEFEPRAFGDNIQKWGSSLILIESGGYGTDHEKMYLRKLNFLIILKALESINVGAYKTKNLADYSAIPTNQKYLFDLLIRNVNMEGETVDIGINKDEVNIEKATDFEFNSIVEDIGDLSTFWGIETFDATGYTLSPLSDFLEILTSFKVKKEDLGRLEFEKKANFALTKNGELCHLVLNGEFVAVPS
- a CDS encoding penicillin-binding transpeptidase domain-containing protein — encoded protein: MSSIKGQIQSRSLWTFGFMGLIAVIIVWGILSVQNNDKYKNSIVEKNLIYEKDIPAMRGNIYGSDGKSLLATSVPYYYVGLDVKQSSEALFNQSVDELSKKLSAHFGDKTWNEYKSQIVSKRKSKKSRYLRLTGRRISHQEKMDISEFPLFKEGPYKGGGVFEKISTRSLPFNDMAKRTIGSLDRDTKTRGLFGIEFSYNNYLAGKNGKSLFKRLAGGVNQPLDSEINEEAIPGQDVVTTLDVNFQDIVEHALREKVTQTNANFGTAIVMEIATGEIKALANLSRRTRNNETSYIEDMNYAVLASTDPGSTFKLASMMAVLEKGNLSGKDWAANCTGTIMHRGKKFTCDHEHGNITVSEVFEKSCNIGVYKLIERVFGANGIDDYLTYISKYRLDKPIGFQLKGEKKPYFKNGADKTYSKFTLPWMSIGYESQISPIQMLAFYNAVANDGYWVEPFLVREIKEGNNTIEEYDNVKISKRIAPDDVIEMAKQMMKGVVTDGTAKGISSGFCKVAGKTGTAQKLDANGYNKGRYFTSFIGFFPADNPKYTAAVVIDEPRGDQVYASQVCAPVFRDIADKIFAYDVAIHPASKKAKQKNLIAKQQKSGMADDFQEIADELSIDMEPILVDGMVKFGIANNDSVYWKPIKATGGVPNVSGMTLKDALPILENKGYVVRHQGFGKVAEYGLVNSGVVNLILN
- a CDS encoding FtsL-like putative cell division protein, with translation MSFNVPKGQRKEPLMSRLANKFNLGEWISDTLNISEELPTSMLKKVGFAFMLVLTYIFFQHNFENLIRGLDKAEQEIKEKRAEYISHKSSYMFKSKHSQVSSALEQRGLLRNIEPPVKIVVVQ
- the rsmH gene encoding 16S rRNA (cytosine(1402)-N(4))-methyltransferase RsmH is translated as MSNTDYHVPVMLSECIEGLNINPDGIYVDITFGGGGHSKAIMDKLENGKLYSFDQDEDAKKNAENFDKSKFTFIQANFRHIKKFLRVHGVKKVDGILADLGVSSYQIDTPERGFSTRFDADLDMRMNRKAGPTAKDVINNYEVAELHKILGMYGEIKNAKTAAQAIDMARSGEPIKTIEELKKVLDTVAPKFKEFKYYAQVFQALRIEVNEEMKALEEFLFQVPDLLNTEGRLVVMSYHSLEDRMVKNYIKSGFLDGHLEKDFFGNVLKPLKGVTRKPITASDVELQKNPRSRSAKLRIAEKPEK